In one window of Posidoniimonas corsicana DNA:
- a CDS encoding quinol:electron acceptor oxidoreductase subunit ActD, which yields MSDDANNTTPPEPKLLGVLAQFPDADELVTAARKTTDQGYRKVEGFSPFPIHGIDDALRAPKTILPWMVFCGGLTGCLVALAIQYYMNGVEFPFIYSGYQFPISAKPIFSLPANIPVTFELIILFSSLTAFFGMFGLNGLPKLHNPLFKSERFSRVTNDGFFLWIDAADQQFDEAIVGDWLNSVGATHVETIHEEVEGRQVPAFLLAIGAVGAAVALVPPLWVAAAAGTSTSPRLSLWWDMDYQAKLKTQTATDLFADGRAMRKAPVGTIAWGSIEAKQDQRYYEGIEPDGVASAAVPAHFVSAQVEGDAAAAGQPAEVPPEPNWTKDFPLEVTQELMERGQQRFNIYCATCHGQAGYGEGLVTQRAMSLNQGTWTRPLSLHDEAVREQPVGRIYNTITNGIRKMPGYRLQINAEDRWAIVLYVRALQKSQHASLDEIPEEDRPVR from the coding sequence ATGTCCGACGACGCCAACAACACGACGCCCCCCGAGCCGAAGCTGCTCGGCGTGCTGGCCCAGTTCCCTGACGCGGACGAGCTGGTGACCGCCGCCCGCAAGACCACCGATCAGGGCTACCGCAAGGTGGAGGGGTTCAGCCCGTTCCCGATCCACGGCATCGACGACGCGCTCCGCGCACCCAAGACCATTCTGCCGTGGATGGTCTTCTGCGGCGGCCTGACCGGCTGCCTGGTCGCGTTGGCCATCCAGTACTACATGAACGGCGTCGAGTTCCCGTTCATCTACAGCGGCTACCAGTTCCCGATCAGCGCCAAGCCGATCTTCAGCCTGCCGGCGAACATCCCGGTCACCTTCGAGCTGATAATCCTGTTCAGCTCGTTGACAGCGTTCTTTGGCATGTTTGGGCTCAATGGCCTGCCGAAGCTGCACAACCCGCTGTTCAAGAGCGAGCGCTTCAGCCGCGTCACAAACGACGGCTTCTTCCTGTGGATCGACGCCGCTGACCAACAGTTCGATGAGGCGATTGTCGGCGACTGGCTCAACTCGGTGGGCGCCACGCACGTCGAGACGATCCACGAAGAGGTCGAGGGCCGTCAGGTACCGGCGTTCCTGCTCGCGATCGGCGCCGTTGGCGCCGCGGTGGCCCTGGTGCCGCCGCTGTGGGTGGCCGCCGCCGCCGGCACCTCCACCAGCCCGCGGCTTTCGCTCTGGTGGGACATGGACTACCAGGCGAAGCTCAAGACCCAGACCGCAACCGACCTGTTCGCCGATGGCCGCGCGATGCGGAAGGCGCCGGTTGGGACCATTGCGTGGGGTTCGATCGAGGCGAAGCAGGACCAGCGGTACTACGAGGGCATCGAGCCCGACGGGGTGGCGTCCGCCGCCGTGCCGGCCCACTTCGTGAGCGCTCAGGTCGAAGGCGACGCGGCGGCCGCGGGGCAGCCCGCCGAGGTCCCACCCGAGCCGAATTGGACCAAGGACTTCCCGCTGGAGGTCACGCAGGAACTGATGGAGCGTGGTCAGCAGCGGTTCAACATCTACTGCGCCACATGCCACGGTCAGGCTGGCTACGGCGAGGGCCTAGTTACCCAGCGGGCGATGAGCCTGAATCAGGGAACGTGGACCAGGCCGCTAAGCCTGCACGACGAGGCGGTGCGCGAGCAGCCGGTCGGGCGCATCTACAACACCATCACCAACGGCATCCGCAAGATGCCGGGCTACCGACTGCAGATCAACGCCGAGGACCGCTGGGCGATCGTGCTCTACGTCCGGGCGTTGCAGAAGAGCCAGCACGCCTCGCTCGACGAGATCCCCGAAGAGGACCGCCCCGTGCGGTAG